A single Taeniopygia guttata chromosome 30, bTaeGut7.mat, whole genome shotgun sequence DNA region contains:
- the YJU2B gene encoding probable splicing factor YJU2B isoform X1, with the protein MGERKGTNKYYPPDFDPAKHGSLNKYHHSHPLRERARKLSQGILVIRFEMPFNIWCDGCQNHIGMGVRYNAEKKKVGSYYTTPVYRFRMKCHLCVNYIELQTDPGNCDYVIVSGARRKEERWEPEDSGQVLPTTPEQRERLAVDAMFRLEHGVSDRGVLERAAPTLARLQQAQDAWKDDFGLNSRLRRRFREEKKTLKEEEEEAAALQAKAGLSIPLLREEEEDRRLAALLTLRAPDSYEEKQRLKRSEISQRSWFGPRTAGGALQKLGLGSPRPPRAPLGPPPTPAGLGIVRRKAAEEGAQLVPRETPESGAEPPGAAPQDQPAAAPQSEGAPRDTPGAAALRDTPGAAHRDPPGTIPRDPPGAAHRDPPGAAPRDPPGTAAWDPPGAAPQAGGAPRDTPGAAARDPPGAAPRDPPGAAPRDPPGAAPRDTPGAAAPAPSLVADYSDSGSESP; encoded by the exons ATG GGCGAGCGCAAAGGCACCAACAAGTACTACCCGCCCGACTTCGACCCTGCCAAG cATGGTTCCCTCAACAAATACCACCACAGCCACCCCCTGCGCGAGCGCGCCCGCAAGCTCTCCCAGGGCATCCTTGTCATCAG gttCGAGATGCCCTTCAACATCTGGTGTGACGGCTGCCAGAACCACATCGGGATGG GCGTCAGGTACAATGCTGAGAAGAAGAAGGTGGGGAGCTACTACACCACGCCCGTGTACAG GTTCAGGATGAAGTGTCACCTGTGCGTCAACTACATCGAGCTGCAGACGGATCCTGGGAACTGCGACTATGTCATCGTCAGCGGCGCCCGGCGCAAGGAGGAGCGCTGGGAGCCCGAGGACAGCGGCCAGGTGCTGCCCACCA ccccggAGCAGCGGGAGCGCCTGGCGGTGGACGCGATGTTCCGCCTGGAGCACGGCGTGTCGGACCGGGGGGTGCTGGAGCGCGCCGCCCCCACGCTGGCGCGGCTGCAGCAGGCGCAGGACGCCTGGAAGGACGACTTCGGCCTCAACAGCCGCCTGCGCCGGCGCTTCCGG gaggagaagaagacgctgaaggaggaggaagaggaggcggcggcgctgcAGGCGAAGGCCGGACTCAGCATCCCTCTGCTCCgcgaggaagaggaggatcGGCGCCTCGCCGCCCTGCTCACCCTCCGCGCCCCCGATT CCTACGAGGAGAAGCAGCGGCTGAAGCGCTCCGAGATCTCCCAGCGCTCCTGGTTCGGTCCCCGAACGGCCGGGGGGGCGCTCCAGAAATTGGGGCTGGGGTCGCCACGGCCACCGAGGGCACCCCTGGGGCCGCCCCCGACCCCCGCCGGGCTCGGCATCGTGCGGAGGAAGGCGGCGGAGGAGGGGGCGCAGCTGGTACCGCGGGAGACCCCCGAAAGCGGAGCGGAGCCGCCCGGTGCTGCCCCCCAGGACCAGCCCGCTGCCGCCCCCCAGTCTGAGGGGGctccccgggacacccccggtgccgccgccctCCGGGACACCCCCGGTGCCGCTCACCGGGACCCGCCCGGTACcatcccccgggacccccccggtgCCGCTCACCGGGATCCGCCCGGTGccgccccccgggacccccccggtaCCGCTGCCTGGGACCCGCCCGGTGCCGCTCCCCAGGCTGGGGGGGctccccgggacacccccggtGCTGCcgcccgggacccccccggtgccgcgccccgggacccccccggtgCCGCCCCCCGGGACCCGCCCGGTGCcgccccccgggacacccccggtgccgccgcccccgccccgtcCCTGGTCGCCGACTATTCGGACTCCGGTTCCGAGAGCCCCTga
- the C30H19orf53 gene encoding leydig cell tumor 10 kDa protein homolog yields the protein MAQGRPKAAAKRPKAAKAAAAAARGARGPRKGGRSIAPKKLRVVQQQRLKKRLEVGIRLRIEREAVQRAQGALPKKLSLVRAPGPAKDGAKKGRG from the exons ATGGCGCAGGGCCGGCCCAAGGCAGCGGCCAAGCGGCCCAAGGCGGCcaaggcggcggcggcggcggcccggggCGCTCGAGGCCCGCGGAAGGGAG GCCGCAGCATCGCCCCGAAGAAGCTCCGCGtggtgcagcagcagcggcTGAAGAAG CGGCTGGAGGTCGGGATCCGCCTGCGGATCGAGCGGGAGGCGGTGCAGCGAGCGCAGGGCGCGCTCCCCAAGAAGCTGAGCCTGGTCAGGGCCCCCGGCCCCGCCAAGGACGGGGCCAAGAAGGGCCGCGGCTGA
- the MRI1 gene encoding methylthioribose-1-phosphate isomerase, with product MALESLRYRRGSLEVLNQRLLPGQLRYERVGGVQRAWAAIRDMEVRGAPAIALLGCLSLAVELAGGAGPQEDLGALEEFVGQKLGFLLSARPTAANLGREAERLRGWVRRRAETPGVTPQELRESIIEYIEGLLEKDRRDNRSIGAHGADAILGGLPGGGPVTLLTHCNTGTLATAGYGTALGVVRALHERGALSRVLCTETRPYNQGSRLSALELRHDGVPVTLIADSAAAAAMRLHGVHAVVVGADRVAANGDVANKIGTFQLAVAARHLRIPFYVAAPSSTCDPSLASGDLIPIEERPGTELTQLGGVLLAEPGVDVWNPAFDVTPHELITGGVITERGLFAASDVCGQLAERGER from the exons ATGGCGCTCGAGTCGCTGCGGTACCGCCGCGGGTCTCTGGAGGTTCTGAACCAGCGGCTGTTACCGGGGCAGCTCCGCTACGAGCGGGTGGGGGGCGTGCAGCGGGCCTGGGCGGCCATCCGCGACATGGAG GTGCGGGGGGCTCCGGCCATCGCCCTCCTGGGCTGCCTCAGCCTGGCGGTGGAGCTGGCGGGGGGCGCGGGAccccaggaggatttgggggcgCTGGAGGAGTTTGTGGGGCAGAAATTGGGGTTCCTGCTCAGCGCGCGCCCCACGGCCGCCAACCTGGGCCGGGAGGCCGAGCGGCTGCGGGGCTGGGTCCGCCGCAGGGCCGAGACCCCCGGGGTCACCCCACAGGAGCTGCGGGAGAG caTCATCGAGTACATCGAGGGGCTGCTGGAGAAGGACCGTAGGGACAACCGGAGCATCGGGGCCCACGGGGCCGACGCCATCCTGGGGGGGCTCCCCGGGGGGGGCCCCGTCACCCTCCTGACCCACTGCAACACCGGGACCCTGGCCACGGCAGGCTACGGCACCGCGCTGG GCGTGGTGCGGGCCCTGCACGAGCGCGGGGCCCTGTCCCGGGTGCTGTGCACCGAGACCCGGCCCTACAACCAGGGCTCGCGGCTGTCGGCGCTGGAGCTGCGCCACGACGGCGTCCCCGTCACCCTCATCGCCGacagcgccgccgccgccgccatgagGCTGCACGGGGTGCACG ccGTGGTGGTGGGCGCCGACCGCGTGGCGGCCAACGGTGACGTGGCCAACAAGATCGGCACGTTCCAGCTGGCGGTGGCCGCGCGGCACCTGCGGATCCCCTTCTACGTGGCCGCCCCGAGCAGCACCTGCGACCCCTCGCTGGCCTCGGGAGACCTGATCCCCATCGAGGAGCGGCCGGGCACGGAGCTCACCCAGCTCGGGGGCGTGCTCCTGGCGGAGCCCG GGGTCGACGTGTGGAACCCGGCCTTCGACGTGACGCCGCACGAGCTCATCACGGGGGGTGTCATCACCGAGCGGGGGCTCTTCGCCGCCTCCGACGTGTGCGGGCAGCTGGCGGAGCGCGGGGAGCGCTGA
- the YJU2B gene encoding probable splicing factor YJU2B isoform X2 translates to MPFNIWCDGCQNHIGMGVRYNAEKKKVGSYYTTPVYRFRMKCHLCVNYIELQTDPGNCDYVIVSGARRKEERWEPEDSGQVLPTTPEQRERLAVDAMFRLEHGVSDRGVLERAAPTLARLQQAQDAWKDDFGLNSRLRRRFREEKKTLKEEEEEAAALQAKAGLSIPLLREEEEDRRLAALLTLRAPDSYEEKQRLKRSEISQRSWFGPRTAGGALQKLGLGSPRPPRAPLGPPPTPAGLGIVRRKAAEEGAQLVPRETPESGAEPPGAAPQDQPAAAPQSEGAPRDTPGAAALRDTPGAAHRDPPGTIPRDPPGAAHRDPPGAAPRDPPGTAAWDPPGAAPQAGGAPRDTPGAAARDPPGAAPRDPPGAAPRDPPGAAPRDTPGAAAPAPSLVADYSDSGSESP, encoded by the exons ATGCCCTTCAACATCTGGTGTGACGGCTGCCAGAACCACATCGGGATGG GCGTCAGGTACAATGCTGAGAAGAAGAAGGTGGGGAGCTACTACACCACGCCCGTGTACAG GTTCAGGATGAAGTGTCACCTGTGCGTCAACTACATCGAGCTGCAGACGGATCCTGGGAACTGCGACTATGTCATCGTCAGCGGCGCCCGGCGCAAGGAGGAGCGCTGGGAGCCCGAGGACAGCGGCCAGGTGCTGCCCACCA ccccggAGCAGCGGGAGCGCCTGGCGGTGGACGCGATGTTCCGCCTGGAGCACGGCGTGTCGGACCGGGGGGTGCTGGAGCGCGCCGCCCCCACGCTGGCGCGGCTGCAGCAGGCGCAGGACGCCTGGAAGGACGACTTCGGCCTCAACAGCCGCCTGCGCCGGCGCTTCCGG gaggagaagaagacgctgaaggaggaggaagaggaggcggcggcgctgcAGGCGAAGGCCGGACTCAGCATCCCTCTGCTCCgcgaggaagaggaggatcGGCGCCTCGCCGCCCTGCTCACCCTCCGCGCCCCCGATT CCTACGAGGAGAAGCAGCGGCTGAAGCGCTCCGAGATCTCCCAGCGCTCCTGGTTCGGTCCCCGAACGGCCGGGGGGGCGCTCCAGAAATTGGGGCTGGGGTCGCCACGGCCACCGAGGGCACCCCTGGGGCCGCCCCCGACCCCCGCCGGGCTCGGCATCGTGCGGAGGAAGGCGGCGGAGGAGGGGGCGCAGCTGGTACCGCGGGAGACCCCCGAAAGCGGAGCGGAGCCGCCCGGTGCTGCCCCCCAGGACCAGCCCGCTGCCGCCCCCCAGTCTGAGGGGGctccccgggacacccccggtgccgccgccctCCGGGACACCCCCGGTGCCGCTCACCGGGACCCGCCCGGTACcatcccccgggacccccccggtgCCGCTCACCGGGATCCGCCCGGTGccgccccccgggacccccccggtaCCGCTGCCTGGGACCCGCCCGGTGCCGCTCCCCAGGCTGGGGGGGctccccgggacacccccggtGCTGCcgcccgggacccccccggtgccgcgccccgggacccccccggtgCCGCCCCCCGGGACCCGCCCGGTGCcgccccccgggacacccccggtgccgccgcccccgccccgtcCCTGGTCGCCGACTATTCGGACTCCGGTTCCGAGAGCCCCTga